One part of the Terriglobia bacterium genome encodes these proteins:
- a CDS encoding CHAT domain-containing protein: protein MNTASAVLKLFWAQSCSRNSGRSSTARLASTAQFPAANTHKRDLINRQSSHAQSLLRRWPLGSESIFSRDRDERIQIETVARRLYQLLTARNRIQKNEARTQMDVRWARTDQEYLAAAQQLSEMLLCPLAGVLAKKRLLIVSDGALQLVPVFALPGPGATTNAPLIVDHEVVNLPSISVLAELRR, encoded by the coding sequence TTGAATACCGCAAGCGCGGTTTTGAAGCTGTTTTGGGCACAGAGTTGCAGCAGAAACTCCGGCCGTTCGTCAACGGCGCGACTGGCGTCTACTGCCCAGTTCCCTGCCGCAAATACGCATAAGCGAGATCTTATAAATAGACAGTCCAGTCATGCACAGTCACTCCTCCGCCGCTGGCCACTTGGAAGCGAATCCATCTTCTCGCGCGATAGAGATGAGAGAATTCAAATCGAGACGGTCGCTCGCCGGCTCTACCAACTTCTAACTGCGCGAAATCGCATTCAGAAGAACGAAGCTCGCACCCAGATGGATGTGCGTTGGGCGAGGACCGATCAGGAGTATCTTGCTGCGGCCCAACAGTTGAGCGAGATGCTCCTGTGTCCACTGGCTGGGGTGCTAGCGAAGAAACGATTGTTGATCGTGAGCGACGGCGCATTGCAATTGGTTCCAGTCTTTGCTCTGCCTGGGCCCGGAGCAACTACAAATGCGCCGCTGATCGTTGACCACGAAGTTGTGAACCTGCCATCGATCTCGGTGCTCGCAGAGCTCCGGCGATAG
- a CDS encoding transcriptional regulator, whose amino-acid sequence MPIMIGTGGKMNAVLDYGALLAHTQPEVAHRDEQYREMLKKLSDLLVRDELNEAEGKLAELLTVLIQEYEKERFRDNEKTPAIEAVKYLMEHQGLKQKDLVPAIFETESVASETLKGTRGLTLKHVKRLSVYFKLSADVFIDEDSESAVA is encoded by the coding sequence ATGCCGATTATGATAGGGACGGGTGGAAAAATGAATGCGGTGCTTGATTATGGAGCTCTCCTGGCACATACCCAGCCAGAGGTAGCGCATCGCGATGAGCAGTACAGAGAGATGCTTAAAAAGCTCTCTGACCTGTTGGTTCGTGATGAGCTTAATGAAGCAGAAGGAAAGCTCGCAGAACTACTTACAGTTCTCATTCAGGAATACGAAAAAGAGCGTTTCAGGGACAACGAGAAAACCCCCGCCATCGAGGCGGTCAAATACCTCATGGAACATCAAGGACTGAAACAGAAAGATTTAGTCCCGGCGATATTCGAGACTGAAAGCGTAGCATCCGAAACCTTAAAAGGGACACGTGGCTTAACCCTTAAGCACGTAAAGCGCCTTTCCGTCTATTTCAAGCTCTCTGCCGATGTTTTCATTGATGAAGATTCTGAGAGCGCCGTTGCTTAG
- a CDS encoding methyltransferase domain-containing protein: MAEMSFSGLNIGCGLSGAAGWVNIDNSPTIPISRIPVLRRFAPPWPRDVRRIDVLKRFPFAAESIDYIYSSHTFEHFSYEAASDLLKNCHRALKPSGIIRVAVPDLSKLVDGYLKDPSPLASHAFIDRLMLRSTVRGLFHPGAHHQQMFDARSLLHLMSETGYNPHVREFRVSAIPGIEQIEIPERRDESLYIEATKVREGGPDPATRIARLP; this comes from the coding sequence ATGGCGGAGATGTCATTTTCGGGTTTGAACATAGGCTGTGGCTTATCCGGCGCTGCGGGCTGGGTTAACATTGACAACTCGCCCACTATTCCAATTTCCCGTATTCCGGTACTGAGGCGATTTGCTCCTCCCTGGCCGCGGGATGTTAGACGGATTGACGTCCTCAAAAGGTTCCCGTTTGCTGCGGAGAGCATCGATTACATTTACTCGTCGCACACTTTCGAACATTTTTCATATGAAGCGGCCTCGGACCTCCTTAAGAATTGCCATCGGGCGCTGAAACCTTCCGGCATTATCCGTGTCGCAGTTCCTGACCTCAGCAAACTCGTTGATGGGTATCTCAAAGATCCTTCTCCCCTTGCTTCGCACGCCTTTATCGACCGACTGATGTTAAGAAGCACGGTGAGAGGATTGTTTCACCCAGGCGCGCATCATCAGCAAATGTTTGATGCCAGATCGCTCCTGCATCTCATGAGTGAAACCGGGTACAACCCGCATGTACGCGAGTTCCGCGTGAGCGCAATCCCCGGCATCGAGCAGATCGAGATCCCCGAGCGCCGAGACGAGAGCCTTTACATTGAAGCCACGAAGGTGCGCGAAGGGGGCCCAGATCCAGCCACAAGAATTGCCAGATTGCCGTGA
- a CDS encoding type II toxin-antitoxin system HigB family toxin, with product MTVLGIDILEDAKRRYPFARPGIVRWKTITDGASWRHFEDLKQHFNAPDPVGKCVVFDIKHDDFRLIALVNYARSTVIVKAFLKHADYDRDGWKNECGA from the coding sequence ATGACAGTGCTCGGAATCGACATACTGGAAGATGCAAAGCGGAGATACCCATTCGCTAGACCCGGTATAGTGCGATGGAAAACGATTACAGATGGCGCAAGCTGGAGACACTTTGAAGATCTTAAGCAACATTTCAACGCTCCAGATCCAGTTGGCAAGTGCGTCGTTTTTGACATTAAACATGATGATTTTCGCTTAATCGCGCTGGTGAATTACGCCCGATCAACTGTGATCGTTAAAGCGTTTCTCAAACATGCCGATTATGATAGGGACGGGTGGAAAAATGAATGCGGTGCTTGA
- a CDS encoding glycosyltransferase family 4 protein, whose protein sequence is MNILITSIQHYTDRPSGSSRLAYDEARYLAAAGHRVFMLAPSVDAASPEFEQVNGLSLLRYPLRDFHLADPRRAWGHQRAAKDAMRRHIAGGVEVVHGHAPLSYLAACELFGNHARTFYSVHSPVSMEMEISWPRRTLAGRVRRAFGLPLVRRMERQCLVRSTAVTSDSEFTRQQLIRIHGEEVAARVRVFPGWVDLDEFRIIEDRDAAKKSLGWPLDVPVLFTLRRLVPRMGLDRLLRAVRRLRDQGQAMQVIVGGDGPLREELQQLAISLELGDSVRFVGRVPAAELPMMYGACDAFVLPTAELECFGIIALEALACGRPVLATPVAAIPEMLRNFEPRWLARSADENGIADVVAAFVSGKLPAHAPEELRLRVQKLYSHDARLAELAGLVTGGDETETDAGGTSQAAQPAHARRQ, encoded by the coding sequence GTGAACATCCTCATCACCAGCATTCAGCACTACACGGACCGGCCTAGCGGTTCCTCACGTCTTGCGTATGACGAAGCGCGCTACCTGGCCGCGGCCGGACATCGGGTCTTTATGCTGGCGCCGTCGGTTGACGCGGCTTCGCCGGAGTTCGAGCAGGTGAACGGACTCAGCTTGCTGCGCTATCCGCTGCGGGATTTCCATCTGGCTGATCCGCGCAGGGCCTGGGGCCATCAGCGGGCCGCCAAGGACGCAATGCGCAGGCACATTGCCGGCGGGGTGGAAGTGGTACACGGCCACGCGCCCCTGAGTTACCTGGCTGCCTGTGAACTGTTTGGAAATCACGCGCGCACGTTTTATAGCGTGCATTCCCCGGTGAGCATGGAGATGGAGATCAGCTGGCCGCGGCGTACGCTGGCTGGGAGGGTGCGTCGCGCATTTGGCCTGCCGCTGGTGAGGCGCATGGAGCGCCAGTGCCTGGTGCGCTCGACGGCGGTAACGTCAGATTCGGAGTTTACCCGGCAGCAACTGATCAGGATCCATGGAGAGGAAGTCGCGGCCAGGGTGCGGGTCTTCCCCGGCTGGGTAGACTTGGACGAATTCCGCATCATCGAAGACCGCGACGCGGCCAAAAAATCTCTGGGCTGGCCGCTGGATGTCCCGGTGCTGTTCACCTTGCGCCGGCTGGTGCCACGCATGGGGCTGGACCGGCTCCTCCGCGCGGTCCGCCGGCTGCGCGACCAGGGCCAGGCGATGCAGGTGATCGTCGGCGGCGACGGCCCGCTGCGTGAGGAACTTCAGCAACTGGCGATCAGCCTGGAGCTGGGTGACTCGGTCCGCTTCGTGGGCCGGGTGCCGGCTGCTGAGCTTCCCATGATGTATGGAGCGTGCGACGCCTTTGTCTTGCCCACCGCCGAACTTGAATGCTTCGGCATTATCGCGCTGGAGGCGCTGGCCTGCGGACGTCCGGTGCTGGCGACGCCGGTGGCGGCGATCCCGGAGATGCTGCGCAACTTCGAGCCGCGCTGGCTGGCACGGTCGGCGGATGAAAATGGCATTGCGGACGTGGTGGCGGCCTTCGTCTCCGGCAAGTTGCCGGCCCACGCCCCCGAAGAACTCAGGCTGCGCGTGCAGAAGCTTTATTCCCATGACGCCCGGCTGGCGGAACTGGCAGGCCTGGTGACCGGCGGCGACGAAACCGAAACCGATGCGGGTGGCACATCGCAAGCCGCCCAGCCGGCACATGCAAGGCGGCAATGA
- a CDS encoding HipA domain-containing protein → MAKAAGIDMFECRLLEENARAHFMTRRFDREVINGETIKHHVQTLCAMDHLDFKQRGTHSYAQLFMVVSRLHLGNGALEQVFRRMAFNVMARNCDDHAKNFAFRLKQGGVWELAPAYDVTHAYNPRGEWTYQHLMSINGNFKEIAREDLLLEAERFSVSRPVDLLKEVRSALESWPTFSKEAGLSNSASGRVATDFRLL, encoded by the coding sequence ATGGCGAAAGCCGCTGGTATCGACATGTTTGAATGTCGCTTGCTCGAAGAGAATGCAAGAGCACATTTCATGACTCGCCGATTTGATCGCGAAGTGATCAACGGAGAAACAATTAAGCACCATGTCCAGACACTGTGCGCGATGGACCATCTTGATTTCAAGCAACGTGGCACGCACTCCTACGCGCAACTCTTCATGGTTGTATCACGCCTCCATCTGGGCAATGGAGCGTTGGAGCAGGTGTTCCGGCGTATGGCATTCAATGTGATGGCGCGGAACTGTGACGATCACGCGAAGAACTTTGCCTTTCGTCTGAAACAAGGGGGAGTCTGGGAACTCGCTCCGGCATATGACGTGACTCATGCCTATAACCCAAGAGGCGAATGGACCTACCAGCACCTGATGAGCATCAATGGCAACTTCAAAGAGATTGCACGCGAGGACCTTCTGTTGGAGGCAGAACGCTTCAGCGTAAGCCGGCCCGTGGATCTGCTGAAGGAGGTCCGCTCTGCATTGGAAAGTTGGCCGACATTTTCCAAGGAGGCGGGTTTGAGCAATTCTGCATCCGGTCGCGTGGCTACAGACTTCCGTTTACTATGA
- a CDS encoding glycosyltransferase family 4 protein: protein MTKILATIDWYLPGFKAGGPVRTVSNLVELLREDFEFFIVTRDRDLHDTQPYPSLPLGTWTKIGAAQVYYSGNLSLRSLRRRIAEIAPDIIYLNSFFSRISIRILLLRWLRLIPRCAVVLAPRGEFSQGARSIKRRRKWLYMKVALPFLYRQVLWQASTEQEAEQIKRALAGKGDKPRGKVALARNVIHVAPDVPGMLHGSPANVRLRKEPGSARIVFLARISRMKNPRTAIELSCGLRGDITFDIYGPLEDPALWAECQDAMKQAPANVKISYRGPVAPDRVQAILGQYHLFVLPTLGENFGHVILEALGAGCPVVISDQTPWSQLQEKGVGWTLPLDHLSGWRQALQSCVDMENTAFTEMSERARRFAREFVELPGTREEYIDLFTHAISLTERT, encoded by the coding sequence ATGACAAAAATCCTGGCGACAATAGACTGGTATCTGCCCGGCTTCAAGGCCGGTGGGCCGGTTCGCACGGTTTCCAACCTGGTGGAACTGCTGCGCGAGGATTTTGAGTTTTTCATTGTTACGCGCGATCGCGACCTGCACGACACCCAGCCGTACCCGTCCCTTCCGCTCGGTACGTGGACAAAGATCGGCGCGGCCCAGGTGTACTATTCCGGCAACCTCTCGCTGAGGAGCCTGCGGCGCAGAATCGCGGAGATCGCGCCCGACATCATCTATCTCAACAGTTTCTTCTCTCGCATCAGCATCCGCATCTTGCTGCTGCGCTGGCTGAGACTGATTCCGCGGTGCGCCGTGGTGCTGGCCCCGCGCGGTGAGTTTTCCCAGGGGGCGCGCAGCATCAAGAGGCGCCGCAAGTGGCTCTACATGAAGGTGGCGTTGCCATTCCTCTATCGCCAAGTCCTCTGGCAGGCATCCACGGAGCAGGAAGCAGAGCAGATCAAGCGCGCGCTGGCGGGAAAGGGCGACAAACCGCGCGGCAAAGTGGCCTTGGCCCGGAATGTGATCCACGTCGCGCCGGACGTGCCCGGCATGCTGCATGGAAGCCCAGCCAACGTACGATTACGGAAAGAGCCGGGGAGCGCGCGAATCGTGTTTCTGGCGCGTATTTCGCGGATGAAGAATCCCCGCACTGCGATTGAGCTATCCTGCGGTCTGCGCGGCGACATCACATTCGACATCTACGGGCCGCTGGAAGACCCTGCGCTGTGGGCTGAATGCCAAGACGCCATGAAGCAGGCCCCGGCCAATGTGAAGATCAGCTACCGCGGGCCGGTGGCTCCTGATCGCGTCCAGGCGATTCTGGGGCAATATCATCTGTTCGTGCTGCCAACCTTGGGCGAAAATTTTGGCCACGTGATTCTTGAGGCCCTGGGCGCCGGCTGTCCTGTGGTCATCAGCGACCAGACTCCGTGGTCGCAACTCCAGGAGAAGGGCGTCGGGTGGACGCTGCCGCTGGACCATTTGTCCGGCTGGAGACAGGCTCTCCAATCCTGTGTGGACATGGAAAATACAGCGTTCACGGAGATGTCAGAGAGAGCGCGCCGCTTCGCCCGCGAGTTCGTTGAGTTGCCGGGCACCCGTGAAGAGTACATTGATCTGTTCACGCACGCGATTTCTCTGACTGAAAGAACATAA
- a CDS encoding sigma-70 family RNA polymerase sigma factor, with protein MLGASIRFSFALAFSNSEKVCGLSISMVYREPTTRARASARNDKLQTYGDEDLMGQLVAGNDDAFAVIFDRYHRLVLVTALRIVCDAGEAEDLAQAIFLEIYCKAAQFDPGKGILKKWILQYAYHRSINRKNYLMLRQFYRPSAEPAYKLGQVWETQISPPSQETKVQTGELLKLLNGRQREVMEMVFFEGLSLSEVAERTGQTFVNVRHHYYRGLKRLRAKFFSGRDERDAVVPFGKVSRANA; from the coding sequence GTGCTCGGAGCCAGCATCCGTTTTTCGTTTGCACTTGCATTTTCTAACTCAGAGAAAGTTTGTGGACTCTCAATCTCAATGGTTTATCGAGAGCCAACTACAAGAGCGCGTGCGTCTGCCCGCAATGACAAGCTCCAGACCTACGGAGACGAGGATCTGATGGGGCAATTGGTTGCGGGAAATGACGATGCCTTCGCGGTGATTTTTGACCGCTACCATCGCCTCGTGCTGGTGACCGCGCTGCGCATCGTCTGCGATGCGGGAGAAGCGGAAGACCTCGCCCAAGCTATTTTTCTGGAGATTTATTGTAAAGCGGCACAGTTTGACCCTGGAAAAGGCATACTGAAAAAGTGGATCTTGCAGTATGCCTACCACCGCAGCATCAATCGGAAAAACTACCTTATGCTGCGGCAGTTTTATCGGCCGAGCGCCGAGCCAGCGTATAAACTGGGGCAAGTATGGGAAACCCAGATTTCGCCTCCCTCCCAGGAAACTAAGGTTCAGACAGGCGAATTGCTCAAGCTGTTGAACGGCCGCCAGCGAGAAGTCATGGAGATGGTATTTTTTGAGGGCCTGAGCCTAAGCGAAGTCGCGGAGCGGACCGGCCAGACCTTCGTGAACGTGCGGCATCACTACTACCGGGGCCTGAAACGGTTACGAGCCAAGTTTTTTTCCGGACGGGACGAGAGGGACGCGGTGGTGCCCTTCGGGAAAGTGAGCCGTGCGAATGCATGA
- a CDS encoding nucleotidyl transferase AbiEii/AbiGii toxin family protein, with protein sequence MGEFMHQRGQRFGGFLTALRTRCQEILGTEKTWSLDLSNQDPNVVQFRYPAAGSTNLAYVVPQVVLELGTHAEFVPHDRFTIRSFTAEEFPNVVTDGDVGVVALLAKRTFWEKATILHAEFYRPQEKALPDRYSRHYYDVAMMAQGAIPAEALSDMTLLAQVVKHKETFYPSAWARYDFARPGSLRLIPTEDRVAALERDYRNMGVMIFGEPPAFGKIMETLNRLEQEINGPIGATKNSTLSQRT encoded by the coding sequence ATGGGCGAGTTCATGCACCAGCGTGGCCAGCGATTCGGCGGGTTCCTGACTGCGTTAAGGACAAGGTGTCAGGAGATCCTCGGAACGGAAAAGACCTGGAGTCTCGATCTGAGCAATCAAGACCCGAATGTGGTCCAATTTCGTTATCCCGCGGCCGGATCCACAAACCTTGCTTACGTTGTTCCGCAGGTGGTGCTAGAGCTTGGAACCCACGCAGAATTTGTACCCCACGATCGTTTCACGATCCGCTCATTCACTGCCGAAGAATTTCCGAATGTGGTTACCGATGGTGACGTTGGTGTCGTTGCTCTTCTCGCCAAGCGAACCTTTTGGGAGAAGGCGACGATCCTCCATGCCGAATTCTATCGTCCACAGGAAAAGGCACTGCCTGATCGGTATTCGCGGCACTACTATGATGTCGCCATGATGGCCCAAGGGGCGATCCCAGCCGAGGCGCTTAGCGACATGACGCTCCTGGCTCAGGTTGTGAAGCACAAAGAGACCTTTTATCCTTCCGCATGGGCTCGCTACGACTTCGCGCGGCCCGGAAGCCTCCGCCTCATACCGACGGAGGATCGTGTGGCGGCGTTGGAACGTGACTACCGGAACATGGGTGTGATGATCTTTGGTGAGCCGCCGGCATTCGGCAAAATCATGGAAACACTGAATAGGCTTGAACAGGAAATAAACGGGCCAATCGGTGCTACCAAAAATTCAACCTTGAGCCAGCGGACGTAG
- a CDS encoding helix-turn-helix domain-containing protein translates to MRERGRLHQGAGSFVRGKLVSRGKAKRVGERIRKLRLSRNMAQLTTADKAGISEKALRNLETGRGSTVETLLRTLKALDSLQGIEMLAPDVTVNPLALLHSAKAPQRVRTSRTQRKK, encoded by the coding sequence ATGCGCGAAAGAGGTCGCCTTCACCAAGGGGCAGGATCATTTGTTCGCGGAAAGTTGGTTTCTCGCGGCAAGGCCAAGCGAGTAGGCGAACGCATACGCAAGCTGCGCTTGTCGCGCAATATGGCTCAGCTCACGACGGCGGACAAAGCAGGAATCTCCGAGAAGGCACTCCGAAACTTGGAGACAGGACGAGGTTCTACGGTAGAAACTCTCCTCAGAACTCTAAAGGCGCTGGACTCACTGCAAGGAATCGAGATGCTCGCGCCCGACGTGACTGTCAATCCACTCGCACTGCTACATTCGGCTAAGGCCCCGCAGCGTGTACGCACATCACGGACGCAGCGAAAGAAGTAG
- a CDS encoding HipA N-terminal domain-containing protein, giving the protein MKHVRVIVVRVWGKRVGAVALDDRLGYYAFAYEPEWRRTGIELAPLTLPLDDRRTAFAFPNLPDATFHRLPGMLADALPDDFGNALIDAWMAERGFEKSQMTPLDRLAYMGKRGVGALEFKPAHCSHSESAAPLEMKSLVENARKLVAGDLSIVPHGSMVVLGADFTNLSQ; this is encoded by the coding sequence ATGAAACATGTCCGTGTCATTGTAGTTCGAGTTTGGGGAAAACGAGTTGGCGCTGTGGCTCTTGATGACCGACTTGGCTACTATGCGTTCGCATATGAACCGGAGTGGCGACGTACTGGGATTGAGTTAGCGCCGTTAACTCTGCCGCTTGATGACAGAAGAACCGCTTTTGCCTTCCCGAATCTTCCTGACGCAACGTTTCATCGACTGCCGGGAATGCTCGCTGATGCATTGCCGGACGATTTTGGCAACGCACTCATCGATGCTTGGATGGCTGAGCGCGGTTTCGAAAAGAGCCAAATGACTCCGCTGGACCGCCTAGCGTACATGGGAAAACGAGGAGTGGGCGCGTTGGAGTTCAAACCCGCGCATTGCTCCCATAGTGAGAGCGCTGCCCCGCTTGAGATGAAATCCCTTGTGGAGAATGCGCGCAAACTAGTAGCGGGAGATCTATCGATTGTTCCGCACGGCAGTATGGTGGTACTTGGCGCAGACTTCACCAATCTCAGCCAGTAA
- a CDS encoding SLBB domain-containing protein has translation MPGVQLPPRPPQITNLSPEGDGRERDRELSPEDRNLPRYSQPTALVALPPEPDIEFQEMIAGSLGYRLPIFGQDLFRNVPSTFAPLDRVPVTPEYVIGPGDELLIRAWGQVEINGRAVVDRNGTIYLPKVGTLTVAGQRYDHLHDYLQTAIGSMFKNFELSVTMGQLRSIQVFVVGQVRRPGVYTISSLSTLVNALFASGGPSKRGSMRRIQLQRQGKPITTFDLYALLVKGDKSRDVALLPGDVIYVPPVARLAALAGSVNVPGIFELQEHDTLGDVIGFAGGLTVAATAEHATLERIGDHRIRRVEEVSLTSEGLKRELQSGDLVRFLHISAKFENAVTLRGNVAIPGRYAWHAGMRVHDLIPSRDALITEEYWKRQSRLALDPTGQSFKTIEEQRAEKKQQTQQTGQPAQPGPLGGQTAPLEQSGQSGQSGQSERRSVNGDAQRDRAEEIKNEVKRSAAEINWEYAVVERLDLDTLTTELLPFNLGKAIAGEESQNLPLQSGDVIVIFSQADLQVPIARQSKFVRMEGEFQAGGVYRVQPGETLRQLVSRVGGFTPQAYLYGAEFTRESTQKDQQKRLDQYINEMEKTVERSAGGLRGRTGDEAAAESQALEGQRRLLEKLRLLRAAGRIVLELKPTGLRANADSIEQLPDLVLEDGDRLVVPFRPATVDVIGAVYNSNAFVFKPGKTVSDYLRIAGGVTASGDRGRAFVIRADGSTVAGKGHRGLIGNDFGRLRLEPGDTIVVPEKLNQGAVLRGFKDWTQIIGQFVLGAAAAKVLFP, from the coding sequence ATGCCCGGCGTACAACTGCCGCCACGCCCGCCGCAGATCACCAATCTGTCGCCGGAAGGCGATGGCCGTGAGCGTGATCGAGAGCTGTCTCCGGAAGATCGCAATTTACCGCGCTATTCGCAACCAACGGCTTTGGTTGCGCTGCCGCCCGAACCCGATATCGAGTTCCAGGAGATGATCGCCGGCTCGCTCGGCTACCGTCTGCCGATTTTCGGACAAGATCTTTTCCGCAACGTGCCTTCGACCTTCGCGCCCCTAGACCGCGTGCCGGTCACGCCCGAATACGTGATCGGCCCCGGCGACGAACTCCTGATCCGCGCCTGGGGTCAAGTTGAGATCAACGGCCGTGCCGTGGTTGACCGCAATGGGACCATCTACCTGCCCAAGGTCGGCACTCTGACCGTGGCCGGGCAGCGCTACGACCATCTCCATGACTACTTGCAGACTGCCATCGGAAGTATGTTCAAGAATTTCGAACTCAGCGTGACGATGGGCCAGTTGCGCTCCATCCAAGTATTTGTGGTGGGCCAGGTGCGGCGTCCGGGCGTTTACACCATCAGTTCGCTGAGCACGCTGGTTAATGCGCTATTTGCTTCCGGCGGGCCTTCCAAGCGCGGATCCATGCGCCGCATCCAGCTTCAGCGCCAGGGAAAACCAATCACCACCTTCGATCTCTACGCCCTGCTGGTCAAGGGCGATAAATCCAGGGACGTGGCGCTGCTGCCCGGCGACGTGATCTACGTGCCACCGGTGGCGCGATTGGCGGCCCTGGCCGGCAGCGTCAACGTCCCGGGAATATTTGAACTGCAGGAGCACGATACGCTGGGCGATGTCATTGGGTTTGCCGGAGGCCTCACCGTCGCCGCCACCGCCGAGCACGCCACCCTGGAACGCATCGGCGACCATCGCATCCGCAGAGTCGAAGAGGTTTCGCTGACCAGCGAGGGGCTGAAGCGAGAATTGCAAAGCGGAGACCTGGTGCGCTTCCTGCATATCTCGGCGAAGTTTGAGAACGCCGTCACTCTGCGCGGGAATGTGGCCATCCCGGGCAGGTATGCGTGGCACGCCGGCATGCGCGTACATGATCTGATTCCCAGTCGGGATGCCCTGATCACCGAAGAATATTGGAAGCGGCAAAGCCGGCTGGCCCTCGATCCTACGGGCCAGAGTTTCAAGACGATCGAAGAACAGAGAGCTGAGAAGAAGCAGCAGACTCAGCAAACGGGGCAACCGGCGCAACCAGGACCACTGGGAGGCCAAACCGCACCGCTCGAGCAGTCCGGGCAATCCGGGCAATCCGGGCAATCAGAGAGGCGCTCCGTGAATGGCGACGCCCAGCGTGATCGAGCGGAAGAGATCAAAAACGAAGTCAAGCGCTCCGCCGCGGAGATCAACTGGGAGTACGCCGTGGTCGAGCGCCTCGATCTGGATACTTTGACAACAGAGTTGCTGCCTTTCAACCTGGGCAAAGCAATTGCCGGGGAAGAATCCCAGAACCTGCCTTTGCAATCCGGCGACGTGATCGTCATCTTTTCTCAGGCCGACCTGCAGGTGCCCATCGCTCGGCAGAGCAAGTTCGTGCGCATGGAAGGTGAGTTCCAGGCGGGAGGTGTCTACCGCGTGCAGCCGGGCGAAACACTGCGCCAACTGGTCAGTCGGGTGGGCGGATTCACGCCCCAGGCTTACCTTTACGGCGCGGAGTTCACGCGCGAATCCACGCAGAAAGACCAGCAGAAGCGGCTGGACCAGTACATCAATGAGATGGAGAAGACCGTGGAGCGCTCCGCCGGCGGGTTGCGCGGGCGCACCGGCGACGAGGCGGCTGCCGAAAGCCAGGCCCTGGAAGGACAGCGCCGCTTGCTGGAGAAATTGCGGCTGCTGCGGGCTGCCGGACGCATCGTGCTGGAGTTAAAACCAACAGGGCTCCGGGCCAACGCTGACTCCATCGAACAGCTTCCCGACCTGGTGCTGGAAGACGGCGACCGGCTGGTTGTCCCCTTCCGTCCCGCCACCGTGGACGTTATCGGCGCCGTCTACAACAGCAATGCCTTCGTGTTCAAGCCGGGAAAGACCGTGTCCGACTATCTGCGGATCGCCGGCGGCGTCACTGCCAGCGGAGACCGCGGGCGCGCGTTCGTGATTCGCGCTGACGGGTCAACGGTCGCCGGCAAGGGACACCGCGGTTTGATCGGCAATGACTTCGGCAGGCTAAGGCTTGAGCCGGGCGATACCATTGTGGTGCCGGAAAAGTTGAACCAGGGCGCCGTCCTGCGCGGGTTCAAGGACTGGACCCAGATCATCGGGCAGTTCGTCCTCGGCGCCGCCGCCGCGAAAGTATTGTTCCCGTAG